One region of Priestia megaterium genomic DNA includes:
- a CDS encoding uracil-DNA glycosylase: MSILKNDWAPLLEEEFQKDYYIQLREFLVDEYNHHTIYPDKYDIFNALHYTDYKNVKVVILGQDPYHGPNQAHGLSFSVQPGVKTPPSLVNIYKELKNEMDYHIPNNGYLVKWAEQGVLLLNTVLTVRRGEANSHKGKGWEQLTDRIIELVAQKEEPVVFLLWGKHAQAKKELIHHSHHLILESPHPSPFSANRGFFGNNHFQRANEFLLQHGRQSIDWQIDDV; the protein is encoded by the coding sequence ATGAGTATTTTAAAAAATGACTGGGCTCCTTTATTAGAAGAAGAATTTCAAAAAGACTATTACATACAGCTTCGAGAATTTTTAGTGGATGAATATAATCACCACACCATTTATCCTGATAAATATGATATTTTTAACGCTTTACACTATACGGATTATAAAAATGTAAAAGTTGTCATATTGGGACAAGATCCTTATCATGGACCAAATCAAGCGCATGGACTGAGCTTCTCTGTTCAACCAGGAGTCAAAACACCGCCTTCTTTAGTGAATATTTACAAAGAGCTGAAAAATGAAATGGACTATCACATTCCGAATAACGGTTATTTAGTCAAATGGGCAGAACAAGGTGTTCTTTTGCTTAACACTGTTTTGACGGTTAGAAGAGGGGAAGCGAATTCTCACAAAGGAAAAGGATGGGAACAGCTGACGGACCGCATTATTGAATTAGTGGCACAAAAAGAGGAGCCGGTCGTGTTTTTGCTGTGGGGCAAACATGCACAAGCTAAAAAAGAGCTCATTCATCATTCACACCATTTAATTTTGGAAAGCCCGCATCCTAGCCCATTTTCAGCTAATCGAGGCTTTTTTGGCAATAATCATTTTCAACGAGCAAATGAGTTTTTGCTCCAACACGGACGTCAATCCATCGATTGGCAAATTGATGATGTGTAA
- a CDS encoding Cof-type HAD-IIB family hydrolase, which yields MIKCIAIDMDGTLVNSEQVVSKENAQAIKTAQKAGVEVVVATGRSYEEARYVLEEAGLHTYLICANGAELRNPQGEKQYSVGMTMEAIREVEDIFKKFQLYFEVYTSEGTYSNDYEKALSVLMDIYLSASLKDNYEKSLEAAKERFNSGRVKLIEEYEALFQDPNKDIYKLLAFSFDEGKLEQAKVELAKLDSIAVSASGKENIEINDENAQKGIAVTSFVQERHISLEETMAIGDNYNDVSMFQRVGRAVAMGNAPQEIKEFAHIVTGTNDEHGVAQAILNALETVKQ from the coding sequence ATGATTAAATGTATTGCGATCGATATGGATGGAACGCTAGTAAATAGTGAACAAGTTGTAAGTAAAGAAAATGCCCAAGCGATTAAGACAGCTCAAAAGGCAGGGGTGGAAGTTGTTGTTGCTACGGGACGTTCTTATGAAGAAGCGCGTTATGTTTTAGAAGAAGCAGGACTTCATACATATTTAATTTGTGCAAACGGAGCAGAGCTTCGCAATCCACAAGGGGAAAAACAATATTCAGTAGGCATGACGATGGAAGCTATTCGTGAAGTAGAAGATATTTTTAAGAAGTTTCAGCTGTACTTTGAAGTCTATACAAGTGAAGGTACGTATTCAAATGACTATGAAAAAGCTTTGTCCGTATTAATGGATATTTATTTAAGTGCTAGCTTAAAAGATAATTATGAAAAATCGTTAGAAGCGGCAAAAGAGCGTTTCAATAGCGGCAGAGTAAAGCTTATTGAAGAGTATGAAGCGCTGTTTCAAGATCCAAACAAGGACATTTATAAGCTGCTTGCTTTCTCTTTTGATGAAGGAAAGTTAGAACAGGCAAAAGTAGAACTTGCGAAGTTAGATTCTATTGCAGTCAGTGCATCTGGTAAAGAAAATATTGAAATAAATGATGAAAATGCTCAAAAAGGAATTGCGGTTACATCATTTGTTCAAGAACGCCATATTTCTTTAGAAGAAACGATGGCCATTGGAGACAATTATAACGACGTATCGATGTTTCAGCGAGTTGGACGTGCCGTAGCGATGGGAAATGCCCCTCAAGAAATTAAAGAGTTTGCCCATATCGTAACAGGAACAAATGACGAGCACGGCGTAGCTCAAGCTATCTTAAATGCGCTTGAAACAGTCAAACAATAA
- a CDS encoding PucR family transcriptional regulator, protein MTKPIKDPFKENFDTLEEFADRISEVLNCPITIEDANHRLLAYSTHDERTDQARIATIIGRRVPEKVINNLWKEGIIPKLLETNEPVRVKNINEIGLGDRIAISIWKNEEVLGFIWAVEIEKALGDEEVELLKKAANVLKNKLLQLQIRKYKREERSQEFFWKLLTGHIKSRQEISEAFYEAQITAPSAFSIAIFRFQEDITPEAERQISYMLKTMHRLKIVLYTIDCNDLILLLSLDAVENPLDEQRDFVDYFRGNMHERFDVTQIKASCSSIYSSHDHIEKSYKEALNVLDMKSKFPEETKEIINYQELGIYQFLDVILDKRVQDQFENHSLKKLTDYDLRHNSNLVETLEVFLNNDNNINEAAKELNVHMNTLSYRLKRISEIGDINLKDVNQKMTLYIDIKLMKYKK, encoded by the coding sequence ATGACAAAACCAATCAAAGATCCGTTCAAAGAAAATTTTGATACGCTTGAAGAATTTGCTGATCGCATTAGCGAGGTATTGAACTGCCCTATTACGATTGAAGATGCTAATCATCGCTTACTAGCTTACAGCACCCATGATGAAAGAACGGACCAAGCGCGTATTGCTACGATTATTGGAAGAAGAGTTCCGGAAAAAGTCATTAACAACTTATGGAAAGAAGGCATTATTCCGAAACTGCTTGAGACAAATGAACCTGTGCGTGTGAAAAATATAAATGAAATCGGGCTTGGAGATCGTATAGCCATTTCTATCTGGAAAAATGAAGAAGTTCTAGGATTCATTTGGGCTGTGGAAATTGAGAAAGCCTTAGGCGATGAAGAAGTGGAGCTATTAAAAAAAGCTGCGAATGTATTAAAAAACAAATTGCTGCAGCTTCAAATTCGAAAATACAAACGAGAGGAGCGCTCACAGGAATTTTTCTGGAAATTATTAACTGGCCACATTAAGTCTCGCCAAGAAATTTCAGAAGCGTTTTATGAAGCTCAAATTACGGCTCCATCAGCGTTTTCCATTGCTATCTTCCGCTTCCAAGAAGATATTACGCCTGAAGCTGAACGCCAAATTTCGTATATGTTGAAAACAATGCACCGCTTAAAAATCGTTCTTTATACGATTGATTGCAATGATTTAATCTTACTGCTTTCTTTGGATGCGGTTGAAAATCCTCTTGATGAACAGCGAGATTTTGTAGACTATTTTAGAGGAAACATGCATGAACGCTTTGATGTTACTCAAATTAAAGCCAGCTGCAGCAGTATTTATTCATCGCACGATCATATCGAAAAAAGCTATAAAGAAGCTTTGAACGTATTAGATATGAAAAGTAAGTTTCCAGAAGAAACAAAAGAGATTATTAACTATCAAGAATTAGGTATTTATCAATTTCTAGATGTTATTTTAGACAAGCGCGTTCAAGATCAATTTGAAAACCATTCTTTAAAGAAGCTAACTGATTATGACCTTCGTCATAACAGTAACTTGGTGGAGACTCTTGAAGTATTTTTAAATAATGATAACAATATTAATGAAGCAGCCAAAGAATTAAATGTGCATATGAATACACTTAGCTATCGATTAAAGCGAATTTCAGAGATTGGTGATATCAACTTAAAGGATGTTAATCAAAAAATGACTCTTTATATTGATATTAAGTTAATGAAATATAAAAAATAA
- the ald gene encoding alanine dehydrogenase produces the protein MIIGVPKEIKNNENRVAITPAGVASFVGTGHRVLIENEAGIGSNFTNEDYVKAGAEIVETAADVWAQAEMVMKVKEPLASEYGYFRPGLILFTYLHLAAEPALAKALKDSGVTAIAYETVAVNRTLPLLTPMSEVAGRMAAQIGAQFLQKSNGGKGILLAGVPGVSRGKVTIIGGGGVGTNAAKIAIGLGADVTIIDLSPERLRQLDDIFGNQINTLVSNPYNIADAVAESDLVIGAVLIPGAKAPKLVTEEMVKTMKPGSVIVDVAIDQGGIVETIDHITTHDQPTYEKHGVVHYAVANMPGAVPRTSTIALTNVTVPYALQIASKGVHKAIAQNEALKLGVNVANGAITYEAVAHDLGYDYVSVDVALEKELASI, from the coding sequence ATGATTATTGGCGTACCAAAAGAAATCAAAAACAACGAAAACCGAGTAGCGATTACACCAGCAGGCGTAGCATCATTTGTTGGTACAGGTCATCGTGTATTAATTGAAAATGAAGCGGGTATTGGAAGTAACTTCACAAACGAAGATTATGTAAAAGCCGGAGCTGAAATTGTTGAGACAGCAGCTGACGTGTGGGCACAAGCTGAAATGGTCATGAAAGTAAAAGAACCATTAGCAAGTGAATACGGCTATTTTAGACCAGGTCTTATCTTATTCACTTACCTTCACTTAGCAGCTGAACCAGCACTGGCAAAAGCATTAAAAGATAGCGGTGTAACGGCTATTGCTTATGAAACAGTGGCAGTCAATCGTACATTGCCTCTATTAACACCTATGAGCGAAGTAGCAGGACGTATGGCTGCTCAAATTGGTGCACAATTCCTTCAAAAATCAAACGGCGGAAAAGGAATTTTATTAGCGGGTGTTCCTGGAGTTAGCCGCGGAAAAGTAACGATTATTGGAGGCGGCGGTGTTGGTACAAATGCTGCAAAAATCGCAATCGGCCTCGGTGCTGATGTAACAATTATTGATTTAAGTCCTGAACGCCTACGTCAATTAGACGATATCTTTGGCAACCAAATCAATACGCTAGTGTCAAATCCCTATAACATTGCGGATGCAGTAGCAGAGTCAGATTTAGTGATTGGTGCAGTATTAATCCCAGGTGCAAAAGCTCCAAAACTCGTAACAGAAGAAATGGTGAAAACCATGAAGCCAGGTTCTGTTATTGTTGACGTAGCAATCGACCAAGGTGGTATCGTTGAAACAATTGACCACATTACAACACACGATCAGCCTACTTATGAAAAGCACGGTGTTGTACACTATGCAGTTGCGAACATGCCAGGAGCAGTTCCACGCACATCAACGATTGCTTTAACAAATGTAACGGTACCTTACGCACTTCAAATTGCTTCTAAAGGTGTTCACAAAGCAATCGCTCAAAACGAAGCGTTAAAATTAGGAGTGAACGTTGCAAACGGAGCTATTACGTACGAAGCAGTTGCACATGATTTAGGTTATGATTATGTATCAGTAGACGTAGCTCTGGAAAAAGAATTAGCTTCTATTTAA
- the gndA gene encoding NADP-dependent phosphogluconate dehydrogenase — protein MAKQQIGVIGLAVMGKNLALNIESRGYSVSVYNRSPEKTEEFLKTEAEGKNFAGTYSVEEFINSLEKPRKILLMVKAGAATDATIDSLKPYLEKGDILIDGGNTFFQDTIRRNKELEELGIHFIGTGVSGGEEGALKGPSIMPGGQKEAYELVKPILTAISAKVEGDDCCTYIGPNGAGHYVKMVHNGIEYGDMQLICEAYFIMKNVLGLETDELHEVFAEWNKGELDSYLIEITADIFTKKDEETGKALVDVILDTAGQKGTGKWTSQSALDLGVPLPIITESVFARFISAMKEERVKASKVLSGPNAAAFEGDKTELVEAIRKALYMSKICSYAQGFAQMKAASEEYDWNLQYGDIAMIFRGGCIIRAQFLQKIKEAYDRDADLTNLLLDPYFKDIVEGYQSALREVISIAVKQGIPVPSFSSALAYYDSYRTETLPANLLQAQRDYFGAHTYQRVDKEGVFHTEWLK, from the coding sequence ATGGCAAAACAACAAATCGGTGTTATCGGTTTAGCGGTTATGGGGAAAAACTTGGCGCTAAACATTGAGAGCAGAGGCTATTCTGTTTCAGTTTATAACCGCTCTCCTGAAAAGACAGAAGAGTTCCTAAAAACAGAAGCAGAAGGTAAAAATTTTGCAGGTACATACAGTGTGGAAGAGTTTATTAATTCTCTTGAAAAACCGCGTAAAATTTTATTAATGGTTAAAGCTGGTGCTGCTACAGATGCAACAATTGATTCGTTAAAACCATACTTAGAAAAAGGCGACATTTTAATCGATGGCGGAAATACATTCTTCCAGGATACAATTCGTCGTAACAAAGAGCTAGAAGAATTAGGTATCCATTTCATCGGTACAGGCGTATCCGGCGGAGAAGAAGGCGCATTAAAAGGACCTTCAATCATGCCTGGCGGACAAAAAGAAGCATATGAACTTGTAAAACCAATCTTAACAGCTATTTCAGCGAAAGTTGAAGGCGATGATTGCTGCACATACATTGGACCAAATGGTGCAGGTCACTACGTAAAAATGGTTCATAACGGCATCGAGTATGGCGATATGCAGTTAATTTGTGAAGCATACTTCATCATGAAAAACGTATTAGGCTTAGAAACAGATGAATTACATGAAGTATTTGCTGAATGGAATAAAGGCGAGCTAGATAGCTACTTAATTGAAATCACAGCTGATATCTTTACGAAAAAAGATGAAGAAACAGGTAAAGCACTTGTAGACGTTATTTTAGATACTGCAGGTCAAAAAGGTACAGGTAAATGGACAAGCCAAAGTGCGCTTGATTTAGGTGTACCACTACCAATCATTACAGAATCTGTATTTGCACGCTTTATTTCAGCTATGAAAGAAGAACGTGTAAAAGCAAGCAAAGTATTGAGCGGTCCAAATGCAGCTGCATTTGAAGGCGATAAAACCGAATTAGTAGAAGCAATTCGTAAAGCATTGTACATGAGTAAAATTTGTTCATATGCGCAAGGGTTTGCTCAAATGAAAGCAGCTTCTGAAGAATATGACTGGAATTTACAGTATGGTGATATTGCAATGATCTTCCGCGGTGGTTGTATCATCCGTGCACAATTCTTACAAAAAATTAAAGAAGCTTACGATCGCGATGCAGATCTAACAAACTTATTGTTAGACCCATACTTCAAGGATATCGTAGAAGGCTATCAGTCGGCTCTTCGTGAAGTTATTTCAATTGCGGTTAAACAAGGTATTCCTGTACCAAGTTTCTCAAGTGCATTAGCTTACTATGACAGCTACCGTACAGAAACGCTACCAGCGAACCTTTTACAAGCGCAACGTGACTACTTCGGAGCTCACACATATCAACGTGTTGATAAAGAGGGCGTATTCCATACTGAGTGGTTAAAATAA
- a CDS encoding PTS transporter subunit IIBC codes for MKKFFSFDFWQKFGKALLVVVAVMPAAGIMISLGKLVAMTGGDITAVQTIARVMEDIGWGIITNLHILFAVAIGGSWAKERAGGAFAALIAFILINRITGAIFGVKAEMLSDSKATVQSLFGQELVVKDYFTSILGSPALNMGVFVGIIAGFLGANLFNKYYNYDKLPEALSFFNGKRFVPFVVIGGSVVTALLLSIVWPFIQGSLNSFGQWIATSRDTAPILAPFIFGALERLLLPFGLHHMLTVPMNYTELGGTYKILTGSGAGSTVAGQDPLWLAWIADLNNFRAAGDMDSYKQLLHDVTPARFKVGQMILSCASLIGIALAMYRNVDPDKRSKYRSMFFSAGLAVFLTGVTEPIEFMFMFAAPLLYVVYAIMTGLAFAIVDIVHVRVHSFGVIELLTRTPMIIKAGLWADLMNFVIACLVFFGLNFGVANFLIKRFNFPTPGRNGNYIDEETTATSSKQVKNDSLAPVIIGLLGGENNIEDVDACMTRLRVTVKDIHAVAGESEWKQNGALGLILKDKGVQAIYGPKADVLKSDIQDLLGA; via the coding sequence ATGAAGAAGTTCTTTTCATTTGATTTTTGGCAGAAGTTTGGTAAGGCTTTATTAGTAGTAGTAGCGGTTATGCCCGCAGCTGGTATCATGATTTCACTTGGAAAACTAGTTGCAATGACTGGGGGAGACATCACTGCTGTACAAACAATTGCACGAGTGATGGAAGATATAGGATGGGGTATCATTACAAATCTTCACATCTTGTTCGCTGTTGCCATCGGGGGATCTTGGGCAAAGGAACGTGCTGGCGGTGCATTTGCTGCACTCATTGCATTCATTCTTATTAATCGAATTACAGGAGCCATTTTTGGAGTTAAAGCAGAAATGCTCTCAGATTCAAAAGCAACGGTGCAATCACTGTTTGGACAAGAATTAGTTGTAAAAGACTACTTCACATCTATTTTAGGATCTCCCGCTCTTAACATGGGAGTATTCGTAGGAATTATCGCTGGTTTCTTAGGCGCAAATTTATTCAACAAATATTACAATTATGATAAATTGCCTGAAGCTCTTTCGTTTTTTAACGGCAAGCGCTTCGTACCGTTTGTAGTCATCGGTGGTTCAGTTGTAACGGCACTGCTTTTATCCATTGTGTGGCCGTTCATCCAAGGTTCGCTAAACAGCTTCGGACAGTGGATTGCAACATCTAGAGATACAGCTCCTATTCTGGCACCATTTATTTTCGGAGCATTAGAGCGTCTCCTTCTTCCGTTTGGTCTTCATCATATGCTGACAGTTCCTATGAACTATACGGAGCTAGGCGGTACGTACAAAATTTTAACGGGTTCTGGAGCAGGTTCCACTGTTGCCGGTCAAGATCCTTTGTGGCTTGCTTGGATTGCAGACTTAAATAACTTCCGTGCTGCAGGAGATATGGACAGCTACAAGCAGCTCTTACATGACGTTACACCTGCACGATTTAAAGTAGGACAGATGATTTTATCTTGTGCGTCATTAATTGGAATTGCTTTAGCAATGTATCGCAACGTAGATCCTGACAAACGTTCGAAATATCGTTCAATGTTCTTTTCAGCTGGACTAGCTGTTTTCTTAACAGGCGTAACAGAGCCGATTGAATTTATGTTCATGTTCGCGGCGCCTCTTCTATACGTCGTATACGCCATTATGACAGGACTGGCTTTTGCCATTGTTGATATTGTTCATGTTCGCGTACACTCATTTGGCGTAATTGAACTATTAACACGTACACCAATGATTATCAAAGCCGGACTATGGGCTGACTTAATGAACTTTGTCATCGCCTGCCTTGTATTTTTTGGCTTAAATTTTGGAGTGGCAAACTTCTTAATTAAACGTTTTAACTTCCCAACACCGGGACGTAACGGAAACTATATCGATGAAGAAACAACTGCAACAAGCAGCAAGCAGGTGAAAAATGATTCGCTTGCCCCAGTCATTATTGGACTGCTTGGCGGAGAAAACAATATTGAAGACGTGGATGCTTGTATGACTCGCTTACGTGTAACGGTAAAAGATATACATGCCGTTGCAGGAGAAAGTGAATGGAAACAAAACGGAGCCCTTGGTTTAATCTTGAAAGATAAAGGGGTACAAGCTATTTATGGACCTAAAGCGGATGTTTTGAAATCCGACATTCAAGATTTGTTAGGAGCTTAA
- the pgmB gene encoding beta-phosphoglucomutase gives MKKEELQAIIFDLDGVIADTIHLYYRANKKVADQLNVSFSEELNQQLQGISRMRTVELIAAQGNVHLTVEQKEELAYEKNKHYQALIREMTEDHLLPGIKMLLEDCKKQGIKMGIASSSSNANTVIDALGIRSFFDCIVDVRKIKKGKPDPEIFLTAADQLKVKPDACVAIEDGEAGIKAINQTDMVSIGVGKHLREEDVNFRVYSTADLHVKTIKEVFEKARKGTDYNSAYTKN, from the coding sequence ATGAAAAAAGAAGAGCTACAAGCGATTATTTTTGATTTAGACGGTGTTATTGCAGATACAATACATTTATATTATAGGGCAAATAAAAAAGTAGCAGATCAACTTAACGTTTCGTTTTCTGAAGAACTAAATCAACAGCTGCAGGGAATCAGCCGGATGAGAACTGTAGAGCTCATTGCTGCGCAAGGCAATGTACACCTGACAGTGGAACAAAAAGAAGAGCTTGCTTATGAAAAGAATAAGCATTATCAGGCTTTAATAAGAGAAATGACAGAAGATCATTTACTTCCAGGCATTAAAATGTTGTTAGAAGATTGTAAAAAACAAGGCATTAAAATGGGAATTGCTTCTTCTAGTTCGAATGCAAATACTGTAATAGATGCGCTAGGAATACGCTCTTTTTTTGATTGTATTGTGGATGTAAGGAAAATCAAGAAGGGAAAACCAGATCCAGAAATATTTTTGACAGCTGCCGATCAATTAAAAGTAAAACCCGATGCATGTGTGGCAATAGAAGATGGAGAGGCAGGTATAAAAGCTATTAATCAAACAGATATGGTTTCTATCGGCGTTGGTAAGCATCTGAGGGAAGAGGATGTGAATTTTCGCGTATATTCAACAGCTGATTTGCATGTAAAGACGATCAAAGAGGTTTTCGAGAAAGCAAGAAAAGGAACAGATTATAACAGCGCGTATACAAAAAATTAG
- a CDS encoding staygreen family protein yields the protein MIISNPHQIDVTYSLGVTPVEPMIPRKYTVFPGQHTSVPSIQIGIEFAYDHMQKERNEYLASFVFDKGFYSLTVYYYIGAHTSTDETITRYLHFLEQLPVILSSIYHADASFFEKHPLLMHCPIFIIADSPELPFSTKKSIGSLYQYK from the coding sequence ATGATCATCAGCAATCCCCACCAAATAGACGTAACCTACAGCCTGGGTGTTACACCCGTTGAACCAATGATACCAAGAAAATACACCGTTTTCCCAGGTCAACACACTTCTGTTCCTTCCATTCAAATCGGCATTGAATTTGCCTACGATCATATGCAAAAAGAGCGGAACGAATATTTAGCATCCTTCGTCTTCGATAAAGGTTTTTATTCCCTTACTGTGTATTATTACATCGGTGCGCATACATCAACAGATGAAACCATTACACGCTACCTTCACTTTTTAGAACAGCTCCCTGTTATTCTATCGTCTATCTATCACGCTGATGCTTCCTTTTTCGAAAAACATCCACTTTTAATGCACTGTCCTATTTTTATCATTGCCGATAGCCCTGAGCTGCCATTTTCAACAAAAAAATCTATCGGTTCCCTGTATCAATATAAATAA
- the zwf gene encoding glucose-6-phosphate dehydrogenase: MTNVQPKSIIVIFGATGDLAKRKLFPSIFRLYKANKLSEDFAVVGVARRPWTNDELRENVKKSVSSFKNSDADIEKFASHFYYQPFDVTDVASYQELKSLTESLDEQYNVPGNRIFYLAMAPEFFGTIASNLKNEGLTQTEGWSRLVIEKPFGHDYPSAKELNEQIRHAFKEDQIYRIDHYLGKEMVQNIEVIRFANALFEPMWNNQYISNIQITSSETLGVEDRGRYYESSGALRDMVQNHMLQMVALLAMEPPIKLTPEEIRSEKVKVLRALRSLSVDEVDDYFVRGQYGKGVLEGEEVIGYREGNSVDPESNTATFVSGKLMIDNFRWAGVPIYIRTGKRMKEKATTIVVQFKDLPMNLYFNKDKEIHPNLLVIHIQPEEGITLHLNARKTPGATSSTPINLNYCNNCGDKMNTPEAYERLIYDCMLGDATNFTHWDEVALSWKFVDTISEAWESTKAQNFPNYESGSMGPKESDALLAEDGFHWWPVGEDNFSPKK; the protein is encoded by the coding sequence ATGACAAATGTACAACCAAAATCCATTATCGTAATTTTTGGCGCTACAGGTGATTTAGCAAAACGTAAGTTATTCCCCTCTATTTTCCGCTTATATAAAGCGAACAAACTATCGGAAGATTTCGCTGTTGTTGGTGTCGCAAGAAGACCTTGGACTAATGACGAATTACGCGAAAATGTAAAAAAATCAGTGAGCAGTTTCAAAAACAGTGACGCTGACATTGAAAAGTTTGCTTCACATTTTTATTACCAACCGTTTGACGTAACAGATGTCGCTTCTTATCAAGAATTAAAAAGCCTAACAGAAAGCCTTGATGAGCAATACAACGTGCCTGGAAATCGTATTTTCTATCTAGCAATGGCACCTGAATTTTTCGGAACGATTGCTTCGAATTTAAAAAATGAAGGTTTAACACAAACAGAAGGCTGGAGCCGCCTAGTCATTGAAAAGCCGTTTGGCCATGATTATCCTTCTGCTAAAGAATTAAATGAACAAATTCGCCATGCATTTAAGGAAGATCAAATTTATCGTATCGACCACTATCTCGGTAAAGAAATGGTGCAAAATATCGAAGTTATCCGTTTTGCAAATGCTCTATTTGAACCGATGTGGAACAACCAATACATTTCAAACATCCAAATTACGTCTAGTGAGACGCTTGGTGTAGAAGACCGTGGCCGTTACTATGAATCTTCAGGTGCCCTTCGAGATATGGTACAAAACCATATGCTTCAAATGGTGGCCCTACTTGCAATGGAACCGCCGATTAAATTAACACCGGAAGAAATTCGCAGTGAAAAAGTAAAAGTATTGCGTGCTCTTCGCTCTTTATCAGTGGATGAAGTAGATGATTATTTTGTACGAGGTCAATACGGCAAAGGTGTACTTGAAGGAGAAGAAGTTATCGGCTATCGCGAAGGAAACTCGGTTGATCCTGAGTCTAATACCGCTACATTTGTATCTGGTAAGCTTATGATTGATAACTTCAGATGGGCTGGCGTACCGATTTATATCCGTACAGGTAAACGCATGAAAGAAAAAGCAACGACAATTGTTGTACAGTTCAAAGACTTACCAATGAACCTGTACTTCAATAAAGATAAAGAAATTCATCCAAACTTGCTTGTCATTCATATCCAACCGGAAGAAGGCATTACGCTTCACTTGAACGCGCGTAAAACGCCAGGTGCCACATCATCCACACCGATTAACTTGAACTATTGCAATAACTGTGGAGATAAAATGAATACACCGGAAGCTTATGAACGCCTTATTTATGATTGCATGCTTGGAGATGCAACGAACTTTACTCACTGGGATGAAGTAGCCCTTTCTTGGAAATTTGTTGATACTATCTCAGAAGCATGGGAAAGCACAAAAGCACAAAACTTCCCGAACTACGAATCAGGTTCAATGGGACCAAAAGAATCAGACGCATTGCTTGCTGAAGACGGTTTCCACTGGTGGCCAGTCGGAGAAGACAACTTCTCACCTAAAAAGTAA
- the pdxK gene encoding pyridoxine/pyridoxal/pyridoxamine kinase, translating into MTMNKALTIAGSDSSGGAGIQADLKTFQELGVYGMTALTTIVTMDPDNSWSHNVFPQQASTVEQQLKTIVKGVGVQALKTGMLGSVEIIELAAKTIEEYDLKNVVVDPVMVCKGEDEALHPETTVSLRDVLVPKATVVTPNLFEASQLSGLGPIKTVDQMKEAAVKISELGAKYVLIKGGSKLAHEKAIDLLYDGKTFEILESERIETTFTHGAGCTYSAAIAAELAKGSDVKQAIYTAKEFITEAIRHSFALNQYVGPTNHGAYRRNKEKVTN; encoded by the coding sequence ATGACAATGAATAAAGCATTAACCATTGCTGGTTCTGATAGCAGCGGCGGAGCTGGCATTCAAGCGGATTTAAAAACATTCCAAGAACTTGGTGTTTACGGAATGACAGCTTTAACAACAATTGTAACAATGGATCCCGATAACAGCTGGTCTCATAACGTATTTCCACAACAAGCTTCCACTGTTGAACAGCAGCTGAAAACAATTGTAAAAGGCGTAGGCGTACAGGCTCTAAAAACGGGTATGCTTGGCTCAGTGGAAATTATTGAACTAGCGGCAAAAACAATTGAAGAATACGATTTAAAAAATGTTGTAGTAGATCCTGTGATGGTATGTAAAGGAGAAGACGAAGCGCTTCATCCGGAAACAACTGTCAGCTTGCGTGATGTACTAGTTCCAAAAGCAACAGTCGTAACGCCTAACTTATTTGAAGCTAGTCAATTAAGCGGACTTGGCCCTATCAAAACGGTTGATCAAATGAAAGAAGCAGCCGTGAAAATTTCTGAACTTGGTGCCAAATATGTATTGATTAAAGGTGGAAGTAAATTAGCACACGAAAAAGCAATCGATTTGCTTTATGATGGAAAGACATTTGAGATCTTAGAGTCTGAACGTATTGAAACGACATTTACACATGGTGCTGGATGCACATACTCAGCTGCGATTGCTGCTGAATTGGCAAAAGGCAGTGACGTCAAACAAGCTATTTATACAGCAAAAGAGTTTATTACAGAAGCAATTCGCCATTCATTTGCTTTAAATCAATATGTCGGACCAACAAATCACGGTGCATACCGTCGTAACAAAGAAAAAGTAACAAACTAA